A region of Acidimicrobiales bacterium DNA encodes the following proteins:
- a CDS encoding siderophore-interacting protein codes for MAERVRREPPPFRQAAVARVEELSPRMVQVTVQGADLGGLAGAGPAASIRVLLPEPGTAELVVPAWAGNEFLRPDGSRAIIRTLTPKRVDADAGELDVAVVVHGDGAASQWVRAAAAGQPVAVSGPGRGYAIPEDGTAYLLAGDETALPAIGQLLEALPVGAEVEAHVELAASEGRIPLPERAGVTVGWHELRPGDPPGAALVDAVSRAPVDGRTHVWVAGEAASVQRIRRMLFEERGLARDRATVRGYWKHGRRAGSGDEA; via the coding sequence GTGGCGGAACGTGTGAGGCGGGAGCCACCGCCGTTCCGGCAGGCGGCGGTGGCCCGGGTCGAGGAGCTGAGCCCCCGCATGGTGCAGGTGACCGTGCAGGGAGCGGACCTGGGAGGCCTGGCCGGCGCCGGCCCGGCGGCCAGCATCCGCGTGCTCCTGCCCGAGCCGGGGACGGCCGAGCTGGTGGTGCCGGCCTGGGCGGGCAACGAGTTCCTGCGCCCCGACGGGAGCCGGGCCATCATCCGCACGCTGACGCCCAAGCGAGTGGACGCCGACGCGGGAGAGCTGGACGTGGCGGTGGTGGTCCACGGGGACGGAGCAGCCTCGCAGTGGGTCCGGGCGGCGGCGGCCGGCCAGCCGGTGGCGGTCTCGGGCCCGGGCCGGGGCTATGCCATCCCCGAGGACGGGACCGCCTATCTGCTGGCCGGGGACGAGACCGCCCTGCCGGCCATCGGCCAGCTCCTCGAGGCACTGCCCGTCGGGGCCGAGGTCGAGGCCCACGTGGAGCTGGCCGCCTCCGAGGGCCGGATCCCGCTGCCCGAGCGGGCCGGGGTCACGGTCGGGTGGCACGAGCTCCGCCCGGGGGACCCGCCGGGAGCGGCTCTGGTCGACGCCGTGAGCCGGGCCCCCGTCGACGGGCGGACCCACGTGTGGGTGGCCGGAGAGGCCGCCTCGGTCCAACGCATCCGGCGGATGCTGTTCGAGGAGCGGGGCCTCGCCCGCGACCGGGCCACGGTCCGCGGCTACTGGAAGCACGGCCGCCGCGCCGGATCCGGCGACGAGGCATGA